Proteins encoded together in one Quercus lobata isolate SW786 chromosome 3, ValleyOak3.0 Primary Assembly, whole genome shotgun sequence window:
- the LOC115981585 gene encoding probable NAD(P)H dehydrogenase subunit CRR3, chloroplastic isoform X2 — translation MYCLSCLSTTKPLTLASLPTNNDSHSHSPPLIQTNHTNTRPPTPMHITIPQPKTTLPTTKKQKQKRKQPSIEEIERAISAGRYRDIDPKELDELDKSKFDLASMSFGDKFESPVEKKLRETGESLETWTQNSLCEQVKVFLILYLWLVEARVKLIELQNSIIQNSS, via the exons ATGTATTGCTTATCCTGCCTATCCACAACCAAACCTCTAACTCTTGCTTCTCTTCCCACTAATAAtgactctcactctcactctcctCCATTAATCCAAACCAATCACACTAATACTAGACCTCCCACTCCCATGCACATAACTATACCACAACCCAAAACAACTCTACCAACAACAAAGAAGCAGAAGCAAAAACGAAAACAACCATCAATAGAAGAAATAGAACGTGCTATTAGCGCCGGAAGGTACCGTGACATTGATCCCAA GGAATTGGATGAGTTAGACAAGTCTAAGTTCGACTTGGCTTCCATGAGTTTTGGTGACAAGTTTGAAAGCCCTGTGGAGAAGAAGCTCCGTGAGACTGGAGAGTCGCTAGAGACTTGGACCCAAAACAG TCTTTGTGAGCAGGTGAaggtatttttaattttatacttgTGGTTGGTGGAAGCGAGAGTAAAATTAATTGAGCTGCAGAATTCAATAATACAAAATAGTTCGTAG